Below is a window of Tolypothrix bouteillei VB521301 DNA.
CTAATACGGCAGAAAAACTGACTGCGTTGTTACCTTCAACACATTTAGGTTTAACACTAACGAGCCATCCTACCTTTCTTGTTTATGTACCAAAAACTTCTGCTAAAGTCTTAGAATTTACTCTTGAAGATGAAGCAGGTGAGGGAATTTATCAGACTAAAATTAACCTCAAAGGCGTTCCAGGTATTGTTAGCTTTAGTTTACCTAAAACAGAACCAGCACTGGAAGTAGGCAAAGATTACCGATGGGTTGTATCAATTATTTGTCAGCAAACAGGACCAACAAACCCATTTATCGAAGGTTTGGTGCGTCGATCGCCTGTGAATGCAACACTCACAAATCGCATCAATAAAGCAAAACCACTCGAGCAAATTGTCCTTTACAGTCAATCCGGTTACTGGTTTGAAGCACTGACAAATTTAGCCAATCTGAGGCTTTCCCAACCCCAAAATCGTGAAATTAAAACAGCTTGGAACGAGTTGTTGGAATCAGTTGATTTAAATGCGATCGCAAACGCACCCCTACAAAAATAAAGCCCCACTCCTCCTGTCTATGAATCAATCCATACCCCTATGTTGGCTTGCTAGTCGTTTCACTGTTGGCTGTTTCCTGGGGGTGCAATTTCTTACACCCCTACTGCTTGACCCCGTATCCGCGCAAATTATTCCCGATAAGACCTTACCTGTTAATTCTCTAGTTAGCCCCGGATGCAGTATCTGCACCATAGAAGGCGGTACAATTCAGGGCAAAAATCTATTTCATAGCTTTCAAGAATTTTCCTTAGCTACAGGAAGCGAAGCATTTTTCAAAAATGATTCTACTATTGAGAATATCTTCACGCGGGTGACGGGGAACGCCGCTTCTTACATCAATGGGCTTATCCGCACCTCAGGTAAAGCCAATTTATTTTTGATTAATCCTAACGGGATCTTTTTCGGTAAAGATGCTCGGCTTGATGTTGGGGGGTCATTCATTGGCTCAACGGCAAACAGTATTGTCTTTTCAGACAACATAACTTTTAGTACGATACCAAATCAAAATACACCTTTATTGAGTGTTAACGTTCCTATTGGGTTGCAGTATGGTGTGTCTCCTGCTGCTATTCAAGTACAGCAAGCCAATTTAGAAGTAAAGCCAGGTCAAATTTTAGCGTTAGTGGGAGGAGATCTTTCCATAGAAAGCAGTCAATTAAAAGCATTTGGGGGAAACGTTGAATTAGGCAGTTTATCGGGTGCGGGAAGAGTTAACTTAAATGGATTAGAAGCATTTAGCTTTCCAGTAGCGGTAGAACGTGGGGATATTTCAATAGATGGGTCGTTCGTTGATGTCATGGCTTCTGGGAAAGGAAATATTAGCATTAACGCTCGAAATCTTGAGATGGTCAACACTCAGTTGCAAGCTGGAATCCGAGAACAACATGGCCATCCAGGTGCTGTCGCTGGGGATATTCAAATAAATCTCACAGGCAATACCTTGCTAACTCAAAGTAGTGAGATTATCAACGAATTGCAAAATAACTCGACTGGTACTGGAGGCAATATTAACTTAAAAACTGAAAATCTGACGGTAGAAGATTCGCAGATATCAGTCCAAACCAGCAGTTCTGGAAATGCAGGAAATTTAAATGTCAAGGCGACACAATTAAATGTTGCATCTTCGCAAAGTCAAACAATTTCCTCAGTTTCAAGTGTTCGTCAATTACTATCCCCAACTACGGATCAAAAGATCGGTTTATTTTCCTTTGTCTTTAAACAAGCTACAGGAAACGGTGGTGATGTCAGTATTGAAGCAAAGGACGTCAATCTTAACGGTAAATCTCTTGTAGCAAGCGATACCGCAGGTGCAGGGAGTGGTGGCATTACCACCATTAAAACCGAACGCTTAAGCTTAAATAATCAGGCGACAATCTCTGCGAGTACGGGAGGTTCTGGCAATGCAGGGGAATTAAGAATCGAAGCAACCGAGTCAATTGAAGTTGGTAATGCTTCTGAGGGTCGTTCTGCTGGCTTAGCAACAATTGCTAAATTTGGAGCTACGGGTAGTGGCGGTCACATGACTATAAAAACCCAACGCTTGAGTTTACAAGGTGGGGGAATTTTATCTGCTGATAGCTTTGGTGATGGAAATGGAGGAAGTATTACTATTGAAGCAACAGATCGGGTGGAATTAAGTGGGATGAATGGTACAGGCATTCCCAGCGGTATATTTGCGGCTATTCGGGGTGGAAAAGGAAATGGCGGTAGTTTGTCAATCGAAACAGGGCGTTTGATACTCCAGAATGGAGGAGTTATTGACGTTGGGACAGAGGGAGCAGGAAATGGTGGTAGTATTGCCATTCACGCTACAGAATTGGTAGAACTCAGCCGTACAACTGACAGTGGCTTCAGCCGCATAATTGCTCAAACTAATGAAACCGCAACAGGAAGAGGGGGAGATATTTTCATTGAAACCTCACGTTTGACTGTTAATAATGGTAACCAAATCTCAGCAGCGACTTTTGGGATGGGTGAAGGAGGGAGTTTGTTTGTTCGAGCTAAGGACTTGATAGAGCTATCAGGAACAAGTGAAATCGATAATACTCGGTTTGGAATACAGCCACTCATTACAGATAGTTCGGGAAAGAAATTTCCTAGCGGACTTTTTGCGAGTTCTCCTGGCTATGGAAATGCTGATACTCTAACAATTGAAACCGGTCAATTAATTGTTCGCGATGAAGCACAAGTCTCTGCAAGCAGCCAACAAAAAGGCGCTGCAGGTAATTTAAATATCCTAGCTGATAAAATCTATCTCGATAACGGTATCCTTAGCGCCGAAACGGTAGAGGGAGAACGAGCAAATATTTTCCTGGCATCGTCAAATATTTTATTGCGTCACGGTAGCCGCATTACCACTAATGCCACTCAGGATGCCACAGGAGGCAATATCAATATCAATACAGATACTTTAGTAGCCGCAGAAAACAGCGATATCACTGCTAACTCTCAAGCCAGTTTTGGCGGTAAGGTAATTGTTAATGCTCAAGGTATCATAGGGAGCAAGTTTCGCGAACAACTAACACCTGAAAACGATATTACCGCAACGTCTTCCTTGGGTTATGAATTTAGTGGTGTGGTGGATATTAATACTTTAGCAATCGATCCTAATTCCGGATTGATTCAACTACCTGCAAATTTTACTGAAGCCAGTCATCAAATTACAACCCAATGTACTGCACAAAAAGGTAATTATTTTGCGATCGTAGGACGTGGTGGATTACCACAAAGTCCTAATGAACCATTTACAGGAACAACAACACTGGTAGATTTAGTTGAATTGATTTCTGCATCTGAGAAGAAACAAGTGTCTGAATCGCCTGCATCTACCACAAATAATGCCAATCCAGAAATAGTAGAAGCTCAAGGATGGGTTGTTGATGGGAAAGGTCAAGTCACTTTGGTCAGTCAAATAGCTAGCGAGCCCGTTTTCCCTCAAATGAATTGTCGATCGCTCTGACACAACTGTTTAAAATAAACAGCAATTTCTGTAGGTGTAGCGGTAAAGCGAATACCAAAATTTGTTTGGTTGTCGTTTGCAACTTTGACCACCTTAGCGTACACATCTAGCTTGTTTAATTTTTCATCTTCAGCAAGCAGTTGTATTTGAAGGTTGCTGAGAATTTGCACGGGCTGTTTTGTCCGCAATTGGGCACTGCTTGCAGATAATTGTACCAAACTACCTTGGAACACTTCATCTGAAAGATGTTTGCCTTCCATCACTCGATATTGTATGGGAATTTCCATTGTTAAAAGGGTTAAATTTTCTGTAGTATCGTGCAAAGCGAGTTTGTACTGACCGCCAATACCGCCAATATCGTAGATCGTAATGGGTTCGGCAAAACCTTTGGGTTGTACTTGAAGTTGTCCGGCGATCTGGATAATTTCTCCTACTGCATCTAAAGTTTCTTGAGAAACGAGGATTTGCCCTCCAACAGTATAGGTTTCAATTCGGGAAGCCAGATTAACGTTGCTACCCATAATAGTGTATTTGGCACGTTGGTGAGAGCCGATATTACCAGCAAGGACTTCTCCTGTATGAATACCAATACCCATCTCTAAAGGAAGTAAATCCATACCGACCAATCGTTGATTGATATCATCCATTGCTAATTGCATCTCAATGGCACAAGCAACAGCTAGTTGGGCATTATCTTCAAGATCGATAGGTGCGCCAAACATGACAAAAATGCCATCGCCCATAAAATCATTAATCGTACCTTTGTAACGGTTGATAACATCAGTCATTACCCCTAAATACAGATTGATAATTTCCACCACTTTTTCTGGCGGTACTCGTTCGGAGATGGCAGAAAAACCTCGGAGATCGGAAATTAAAATTGTGACATCCCGCTTTTCGCCTCCCAACTTTAAACCACCTGGGGTTTCTAATAACGTAGAGACAACTTCATCGGTCAGATAGCGATTAAAAGTTTGCCGCATGGCAGCAGTATTTCGGGCTATATAGGCAGTAATAGTAAATCCAGAGCCTACTAAAGCTAACAAGCCAGGGACTATTGGTAACCACCATGCCGTGCAAAAAGCGACATAACAACCACCTGTGAGCACAAGACTGAGTAGCAAGATGTTGAGATTAGCAGCGGGTACACGGCTGTTGCGTTGATAGCGCTGCGTCCAAGCGATACTTGCTCCCGCAATAGCCCAGATACCAATCCACAAACATTCTTGGGTTTCAGACCAAACTTTTATTAAAGGACGACCTTCTAAAGCAGCGCTTATTATCTGACTGGCAAGATCGGCATGAACGATCGCTCCCGCACTTCTAAAGGTCGCTTGACTGTGAGCGCTGGCGCTATAAGGTGTATAAAAAAAGTCACCGCTGCTTTCTGCAGTTACCCCAATTAAGACAATGCGATCGCGAGCAAAATTCTTGGGTATATTTCCAGCTAACACATCACTGATGGAAACAGTCAGAAAACCTTGTTGTATATTGCGAAAATTGGATATTATTTGATATCCTCCAGTATCGGCACCGACATAGCCACCATCATGTTTTTTAAAAGGCACAAATACTGCTTTACCTAACTTCATTTTATTTGTTTCTGGCTGTAGGTAAATTCCTTGCGCTTCCAAATACATTAAAGCCAAATGTGCTCCCAAGCTTAAGATAGTATCGCCCTTAGCATTTTTTACAGACAACAAACTGCGGCGCAGTTTACCGTCTTTATCCACAACCAAATCATTGGCACTCACTTGTTCTGCATTCAAAGCAGGAGGTGGATCGATTTCAGAACCAGAATAGTCACTGACTACTTTACGAATACCAATCAATGTGGGTGTACTTTGAAAAACTTTCACGAGTTCTTGATAACCCGGTTCTACTGGTAAATCCCGGTAAATATCAAGCCCAATGGCACGAGGTTGCTGTTGTTTTAAAATCGATATTGCTTTTGCAAGTTGAGCGTCGGGGATGGGCCATCGCAATTTACGGATATCTTTCTCATTGACTTCTACAATTACAATCCGCGAATCTCTTGGTTCAATTGGACGCAGTTGAAAAAATCTATCTAGCGCTGCTAACTCCAAAGATTGCAAACAGCCAAGATAGCGCAAACCAATTATTATCGCTGCGATCGCCGGAGCGGTCATCAAAGCACCACGATGTTGCCATAAAAGTTTTTTAAGACTTGTCCGCATAAGCTGGCATTCTTCAGCAATCCAAAATGGTATGAGTTGTTAGATAACCTTAGCCCTATCAAATCTCGATACTTATAAGATATTGAGTCTCTCTCGCGAGTGATTTAGGGATGCTGTATGCATCTGTAAGATTAACGAGAACGATCGCAACGATATTATAGAAACTAGTGTAAAAGACTCATAACAGTAATTCCCCTGATTTTTTCTGGGGTAGACATCGGGTACTGCTATCATGCCAACATTGCGCTCCCAAACAAACAGCAAAATGTGGATTGCGATCGCTCTCTCTTTCTACGCCTTTATAGCCATTGGCGTTGCGGAAGGAGGCTTGGGCGTCTTAATCCCCTCTATTCAGCAAACATACAACTTGACTTCTGCCACCATCTCCCTACTTTTCCTCAGTCAAGTGACAGGTTATATTATTGCAGCATTAGCCAGCAGTATCTTAACGAGCAATATGGGAATGGCGCGGATGTTGCTGCTAGCATCTGTTGTTCTGACCTGTGCCCTTGTGAGCTATGCTCTCAGCCCTTATTGGTGGTTGATGGTTGCTACAGGAACATTGCTCGGTTTGGGAATTGGTCTGATTGATGCTGGTATCAACAGCTATATTGCTAACGAACAACAGCAGGCTGACTTAATGGGGCTGCTACACGCATTTTATGGTATCGGGGCTTTGTTAGGTCCGGCGATCGCGACTACGCTCTTGGCATTTAACTTGCATTGGAGAAGTATCTACCTAGTTTTTGCAACTTTCGTCGGCATAATGGTCGCAGGAATGCTTTGGGCAGTTGTGTACGACTACAAACCGTTGAACAAGCGCGTACAAGTAACGGGAACAAATGCGCGAACCAATCTACGTGTAGCCCTTACAACTCCTGTCGTATGTATAGCTGCTCTGTTCTTATTTATTTATGTAGGTACAGAAGCTTCAGTTGGAAGTTGGGCTTATAGCGTCCAAAGTCTCAGTCGAGGCACGCCAAAGTTGCTTGCAGGTTATAGTGTCAGTGGCTACTGGATAGGGCTAACCATAGGACGTGCGGTGACGGGACGTATTGTTAAACGCTGGGGTGCTCTGCGTACTCTCGAGCGTTCCTTGCTACTGCTTGGGCTTGGTTTAACTGCTTGGTGGTTGTTACCAAATCAATTGCTGAGTTTACCAATCATTGGCTTTGCACTCGCCCCTATATTTCCACTAACAATATGGTTGATGCCACAACGAGTAAGTAAAGCTATTGTTCCGGCTGCAATTGGATGTATGACAAGTGTTGCTAGTTTGGGTGCAGCAACTATCCCCTCTGCTGTTGGGACTTTAGCAACGCGTTTTGGCTTGGAAATTATTCCAGTTTTGATGCTTCCTCTCGCAGTCATTATGATAATTTTGCATCGTTGGTTGGCACAGCATCAGGTGAGCCGTGCTTGATTGGGGAAATGACTCAGAAGACAACTTCAAGCAAAAATTATCTCTAATGCAAGCTTTAAGGCTCACTTTTATGACCACAGAGAGATTTATGAATAACTGTTTCTCGTCACACTTTACTTAACTTTACATTTGGTTTGAGTAGACTGGTATTTGTCCATGAACCAGAAAGATAACCTTGATGCTGAATCTTTACGCCTTGCAGAAGATACAAGACGCGAGAAAAACTGGAAACGCTGGGGACCTTACTTAGCAGAAAGACAGTGGGGAACCGTGCGTGAAGACTATTCAACAGATGGGTCTTCCTGGGACTATTTGCCCCACGACCACGCCCGGAGGCGAGCTTATAGGTGGGGAGAAGATGGGCTTTTGGGAATATGCGATCGCGAAGGACGTTTGTGTTTTGCTCTTGCACTATGGAACGGACAAGACCCCATTCTTAAAGAACGTCTTTTTGGCTTAACGAATACTGAAGGCAATCATGGGGAAGATGTCAAAGAATATTACTTTTATTTAGACTCAAGCCCAACACATTCCTATTTGAAAGCCTTGTACAAGTACCCACAGAAAGAATTTCCATATACACGCCTCGTAGAAGAGAACCGCAACCGAAGCAAGGATTTAGGAGAGTTTGAACTTATTGATACTGGAATTTTTGAAGAAAATAAATACTTTGATATATTTGCAGAGTATGCAAAAGCTTCACCCAACGATATATTAATCAAAATTACAGTTGTCAATCGCGGTTCAGAAACCGCCAAACTCCATGTTTTACCCACAATTTGGTTTAAGAACAGTTGGTCTTGGGGTCGCACGGGTGAAAGTTACTGGACAAAACCCTGCATTGAATATAAAAAAGATGGAGAGCTTTTGCTTTCTCATGAAACATTAGGTAAATTCCGTTTTATCGCCGAACCGATTCTAGGGCAGAACACTCCTAATTTTCTGTTTACTGAAAACGAGACTAATTCGGAAAGGTTATTTAATGTAGAAAACAGCACTCCCTATGTCAAAGATGCTTTTCACCAATACATCGTACACGGACAGAAGGATGCTATTAATCCCAAGATGGTGGGAACTAAAGCAGCAGTACAATACTGCTTGGAAGTTCCGGCTGGCGAGGAAGTAACACTCAGATTGCGCTTGTTTTCTGAAGAAGAAGCACCAGCACATCCATTTGGGCAAAACTTCCAGCAAATCTTTCAACAACGCATTTGTGAAACAGAAGAATTCTACAAAAATCGTATTTCATCCGAACTGTCTCAACATGAAAACCTGGTAACAAGACAAGCTTATGCCGGCTTGCTTTGGTCCAAACAATTCTATCATTACGGTATCAAAGATTGGCTTGAAGGAGATCCTTCACAACCGCCACTCCAGAGAAATGAAGAGGTTCGCAACGCTGATTGGACTCACCTTTACAATCGCGATGTGATTTCCATGCCAGATAAATGGGAGTATCCTTGGTATGCAACTTGGGATGTTGCTTTCCATCTCGTCGCCTTTGCCAAAATTGACCCAGATTTTGCCAAGCAGCAACTGATTTTGTTTTTACGTGAGTGGTATATGCATCCCAACGGACAGCTACCCGCTTACGAGTTTGACTTTTCCGGTACAAACCCACCTGTTATCCCATGGGCTTGCTGGCGTATTTACAAAATCACTGCCGAGCAAGGTCAGAAAGACCGTATTTTTCTCACTCGTGTCTTTCAAAAACTGTTGTTGAACTTTACTTGGTGGGTAAATCGTAAAGACGTTGCTGGAAAAAACATCTTTGCGGGTGGTTTTTTAGGAATGGACAATATAGGTGTTTTTGACCGTTCCAAACCTTTGCCTACTGGGGGCGAACTCCAACAAGCCGATGGGACTGCTTGGATGGCATTTTACTGCGTAACTATGCTGGCAATGGCATTAGAACTTGCTGAAGAAGATCCAGCTTACGAAGATATTGCTTCTAAGTTTTTTGAACACTTTATGGCCATTGCTGAGGCGACGAATACCATTGGAGGAACCGGGCTTTGGGATGAAGAAGATGGCTTTTATTATGATTGGTTGGCAGTCGATAGCAAGTATATACCTTTGAAAGTACGCTCTCTTGTGGGAATTGTCATCTTACTTGCAGTAGAAACTTTGGATTTTCAGGTTATCCAAAATTTACCAGGGTTTACCAAACGAATGCATTGGTTTTTGGAAAACCGCCAAAACGTCACCGAGTATATCTCTTGCATGAAAAAAGCAAAAGCGACCAATCATCTTTTGCTAGCAATTCCCACAAGAGAACGCTTGCAACAAGTGCTGCACTATTTGCTAGATGAAAACGAATTTCTTTCCCCCTACGGTATCCGTTCCCTATCTCGCTTTCATCTAGAACATCCCTACGTTTTTCCTATTGACGATCGAGAGTACCGTGTTGAGTATCTTCCTGGAGAATCAAATAGTAGCTTGTTTGGCGGTAACTCTAACTGGCGCGGACCTATTTGGTTTCCCCTGAATTACTTGCTTGTGGAAGCTCTAGACCGTTATTACCAATTTTACGGCGATGATTTATTAGTTGAATGCCCCACAGGTTCCGGACAAATGATGAATTTGGGGCAAGTTTCACAAGAAATTTCCCGACGCTTAGCTAGTATTTTCCTTCCGGATACAAGAGGGTATTGTCCTTGGCAAGGGAAAAACCAATATTTTTCTGTAGATGCTTATTGGCGTCACTTAACTCTTTTTCACGAGTACTTTTGTGGTGACACGGGTTCTGGTTTGGGTGCTAGCCATCAAACTGGGTGGACGGCATTGATTGTAAGGTTATTATAGCAGTCCGTATAAAATTTACAAACAAATTCTATCCTGATGAGGATTGAAAATGGTAACAGGATATTAGATGTAGGTGTAAAAGCAAAATTAGAATAACTCCGCAAGAACTGAAAAGACAACAAGCTGACTTTTTATGTAAGCTAGCAATAGCATTCTTCTTTGGATAGATAAATAACTGGAGGAAAGCCATTATATTTGGGTAGGTCACATATCACGATTTACCGACATAGCCTCGACCAAAAGATATAAATCTTATACTAGGATAAAAATCCTATTAGCTTCCAGTTAGTTTCTCCTTAGGTGCCTGTAAGTCATGAAATTCTCTGAGTCTCAAACTCATTTTGAAGATAATCTTCCAGAGGGAACCTCAGAAGAGCCACCTCGCAAACAGCGGCGGTGGCTTTGGTTGTTGGTAGCTCTGGGAGTACTGGCAGGAGGAGGCTATGCACTTTGGCGTTTCCTTGCCCCCGGACAAAAAGAACCTACGCCTGCTAGCGCTCAGCCCCCTGGGGTAAGAGTTAAGATATCTACGGTGCAAACAGGTATCATAGAGGACAGTTCGGAGTTTGTTGCCAATCTGGAATCTCGTCGGTCGGTCAATCTTCAACCCAGAATTCAGGGTCAGATCGCTCAGATATATGCTAGAGCGGGAGATACAGTAGCAGCAGGAGATCCAATTATCCAAGTTGATGCCAGAGAGCAACAAGCATCTGTGAGTAGTGTTGCAGCAGCAGCAGAGGTAGCGCGATCGCAATTGGAAAATGCGCGTGCAACTCTTCAATCCCTACAAGCAGAGCGCTTATCGAATCTATCTGATGTGAAATTGAACCAGCGAGAATACGATCGCTATGCTCGCTTAGCTGCAGAAGGCGCAGAATCCCGACAGGTACGAGATCAGTATGCAAATAGGTTAGAAACAGCACAAGCGCAACTCCGTGCTACAGAAGCGCGGATAAAAGCACAAACTGCCAGTATCATCCAATCAGAAAAATCTTTACAGCAAGCACAAGCAAATATTAATCAACAGCAAGTTCAACTTCAGTACTACAAAATCACTGCTCCTTTTCCGGGTACAGTTGGAGATATACCAGTCAAAGTGGGAGATTTTGTCAATACATCTACACAATTAGCTACAATTACGCAAAACCAACCTTTAGAATTAAACATTTTTGTACCAATTGAGCGCGGACCTCAATTACGTAAAGGAACACCAGTGGAGGTCATGGACGCACAAGGTAAAAGTTTAGGCATGAGTCGGGTATTTTTTATTTCACCAAGTGCAAACACTAACAACCAAGCAGTACTGATTAAAGCCCTTTACGACAACAATAGAAATCAACTGAGGGCAGATCAATTTGCACGAGCTAGAGTGATCTGGAACCAACGCCCAGGAGTTTTAGTTCCAACAACAGCCGTCACTCGAGTAGCAGGAGAAACCTTTGTGTATGTAGCTCAAACACCACCAGCATCACCATCACCGCAATCCGCGCAAGGCGGAGGATTTCAACTTGTAGCTCGGCAAAAGCGAGTGAAGTTGGGCAATATCAAAGGTAATAATTACCAAGTTCTTGAAGGATTGCAGCCAGGAGATAGAATCATCGTCTCAGGGCTACTCAATCTTAGAGATGGAGCACCGATTATTCCTGAATCGTAAGTCATGGAAGACGGGCTAATAGCTAATAGAAGACGGGCTAATTCATAACTATTAGCCATTAGCTATTAGCTATTAGCAACTGGCTTTTTAGCAATTAGCAATTTTCCTATGTTCGTTGACTTCTTTATCAAGCGACCTGTATTTACGAGTGTTTGCGCGATCGTTATTTTTCTAGTGGGAGCAATCAGTATTCCCACGTTACCCGCAGCGCAGTATCCCGAAATTAGCCCAGTTCAAGTAAACGTTTCTGCCAATTATGTTGGTGCCAATGCTGACGTTGTGGAAAATACCGTAACCACTCTTTTAGAAAGAGAAATTAACGGGGTTGAGGGCATGAAGTACATGACCTCAAGTAGTAGCAGTACTGGCAATAGTACCATCACAGTCACATTTGATGCATCGCGGAATAAAGATATTGCAGCAGTTGACGTACAAAATCGAGTGTCTCTAGCTGAACCTCAGTTACCAGAAGCAGTCCAGCGAACGGGAGTCAGTGTTAGCAAGCAATCTAACAATATCTTGTTAGCGATGGGACTGTACAGCGACAAGAACGAGTATAACAACATCTTCTTAAGCAACTACGCTGACCTCTACTTAGTAGATGCCCTACAAAGAATTAACGGTGTGAGTGAAGCTCGGATTTTTGGCGAACGCCGTTATGCAATGCGTCTGTGGCTCGACCCCAACCGGCTTGCAAGTCGCAGCCTCACAGCCCAAGATGTGGTTGATGCTCTCAACGAGCAAAACATACAGGTAGGTGCTGGACAAATTGGTCAGCAACCTGCTCCAGAAAGCCAAATGTATCAGGTAGACCTGCGGGCGCTGAGTCGATTTAGAGAACCATCCGAATTTGAGGACATGGTGATTAAATCCGGTCAGGATGGTACGCTTGTTAAGCTCAAAGATATCGGTCGGGCAGAACTCGGAGCAGAAAACTACAACACATTCCTTAGATTTAGAGGTCAAGAAGGTGTTGGGATTGGAATATTTCCAATTCCAGGTAGTAATGCTTTGAGTGTTGCGAAGGCTGTTAAAGAAGAAATGGCAAAACTTGCCCTGGATTTTCCACCAGGGATGAAATATCAAGTGGCGTTCGATACGACCTCGTTTGTAGAAGAATCACTCGCAGAAGTTGCCAAGACATTGTTTGAAGCAATTATCCTCGTTGTTTTAGTGATTTTTCTTTTCTTACAAGATTGGCGCACCACTATCATTCCCATCGTTACTATTCCCCTGGCATTGATTGGCACTTTTGCCTTTGTAAAAGTGTTCAATTTTTCCATCAATACCTTGACCTTATTTGGTTTAACCCTAGCAACAGGTATGGTGGTCGATGATGCGATCGTTGTAGTAGAAGACATTGCCCGTCTCATTCAACAAGAAGAGATGTCGCCACGTCAAGCCGCATCTTCCGCAATGCACGAACTTTTTGGAGCAGTTATCGCGACTTCTCTAGTGTTGATGGCTGTGTTTGTACCGGTTGCTTTCTTTCCTGGTTCAACAGGCCAAATTTACAAACAATTTGCTTTAACAATAGCCTTTTCGATCGCAATATCTACCTTCCTTGCGGTTACCCTCACTCCTTCTTTAGCTGGCTTGTTACTGCGTCCCCAGCAAAGACAGGGCGGTATTTTTGGCTGGTTTTTTGGTATAATTAACCGATTTCTTGATGCCATGACAAGCGGGTATACTTGGTTACTCAAGCGCCTTGTCCGTCTAAAAGCTATTGTTGTACTGTTGTTTGTTCTGTCTTTAGGGTTTACAGGATGGCTTTATACTCGCGTACCTACAGCGTTTATTCCTGATGAAGACCAAGGATATTTCATCACTATCATCCAAGGTCCACAAGGAGTTTCGCTTAATTACACGAGTAAAGTTATGCGTCAGGTAGAAGAGGAAATTCTCAAGTTACCAGAAGTTGTAGGGACTTTTGCCATAGGTGGTTTTGGTTTTACTGGTAGCACGGTCAACAATGGTGTTATTTTTACAACCTTGAAACCTTGGGATGAGCGGACTCAACCAGGTCAGTCAGTACAAGGAATTATTGGTAATTTATTTGGAAAGCTATCCACAATTACGGAAGCGAGGGTTTTACCAGTTAACCCACCAGCCATCCAAGGTTTGGGTAACTTCAGCGGCTTTGAATTCCAGTTACAAGACAGAAGAGGTACGAGTGGCTTGGATGCTATGGTACAGGTCATGGGTCAATTACTTGGTCAAGGAAATCAAACTCCGGGGTTACAAGCTGTCTTTAGTACCTTTGCTGCAGATACACCTCAACTTTTAATTGAGGTAGACCGCAATAAAGCTAAAGCTCTACAAGTCGATGTTGATGAGATTTTTAACACTCTACAAAGTTATTTGGG
It encodes the following:
- a CDS encoding MFS transporter translates to MPTLRSQTNSKMWIAIALSFYAFIAIGVAEGGLGVLIPSIQQTYNLTSATISLLFLSQVTGYIIAALASSILTSNMGMARMLLLASVVLTCALVSYALSPYWWLMVATGTLLGLGIGLIDAGINSYIANEQQQADLMGLLHAFYGIGALLGPAIATTLLAFNLHWRSIYLVFATFVGIMVAGMLWAVVYDYKPLNKRVQVTGTNARTNLRVALTTPVVCIAALFLFIYVGTEASVGSWAYSVQSLSRGTPKLLAGYSVSGYWIGLTIGRAVTGRIVKRWGALRTLERSLLLLGLGLTAWWLLPNQLLSLPIIGFALAPIFPLTIWLMPQRVSKAIVPAAIGCMTSVASLGAATIPSAVGTLATRFGLEIIPVLMLPLAVIMIILHRWLAQHQVSRA
- a CDS encoding MGH1-like glycoside hydrolase domain-containing protein produces the protein MNQKDNLDAESLRLAEDTRREKNWKRWGPYLAERQWGTVREDYSTDGSSWDYLPHDHARRRAYRWGEDGLLGICDREGRLCFALALWNGQDPILKERLFGLTNTEGNHGEDVKEYYFYLDSSPTHSYLKALYKYPQKEFPYTRLVEENRNRSKDLGEFELIDTGIFEENKYFDIFAEYAKASPNDILIKITVVNRGSETAKLHVLPTIWFKNSWSWGRTGESYWTKPCIEYKKDGELLLSHETLGKFRFIAEPILGQNTPNFLFTENETNSERLFNVENSTPYVKDAFHQYIVHGQKDAINPKMVGTKAAVQYCLEVPAGEEVTLRLRLFSEEEAPAHPFGQNFQQIFQQRICETEEFYKNRISSELSQHENLVTRQAYAGLLWSKQFYHYGIKDWLEGDPSQPPLQRNEEVRNADWTHLYNRDVISMPDKWEYPWYATWDVAFHLVAFAKIDPDFAKQQLILFLREWYMHPNGQLPAYEFDFSGTNPPVIPWACWRIYKITAEQGQKDRIFLTRVFQKLLLNFTWWVNRKDVAGKNIFAGGFLGMDNIGVFDRSKPLPTGGELQQADGTAWMAFYCVTMLAMALELAEEDPAYEDIASKFFEHFMAIAEATNTIGGTGLWDEEDGFYYDWLAVDSKYIPLKVRSLVGIVILLAVETLDFQVIQNLPGFTKRMHWFLENRQNVTEYISCMKKAKATNHLLLAIPTRERLQQVLHYLLDENEFLSPYGIRSLSRFHLEHPYVFPIDDREYRVEYLPGESNSSLFGGNSNWRGPIWFPLNYLLVEALDRYYQFYGDDLLVECPTGSGQMMNLGQVSQEISRRLASIFLPDTRGYCPWQGKNQYFSVDAYWRHLTLFHEYFCGDTGSGLGASHQTGWTALIVRLL
- a CDS encoding efflux RND transporter periplasmic adaptor subunit; translated protein: MKFSESQTHFEDNLPEGTSEEPPRKQRRWLWLLVALGVLAGGGYALWRFLAPGQKEPTPASAQPPGVRVKISTVQTGIIEDSSEFVANLESRRSVNLQPRIQGQIAQIYARAGDTVAAGDPIIQVDAREQQASVSSVAAAAEVARSQLENARATLQSLQAERLSNLSDVKLNQREYDRYARLAAEGAESRQVRDQYANRLETAQAQLRATEARIKAQTASIIQSEKSLQQAQANINQQQVQLQYYKITAPFPGTVGDIPVKVGDFVNTSTQLATITQNQPLELNIFVPIERGPQLRKGTPVEVMDAQGKSLGMSRVFFISPSANTNNQAVLIKALYDNNRNQLRADQFARARVIWNQRPGVLVPTTAVTRVAGETFVYVAQTPPASPSPQSAQGGGFQLVARQKRVKLGNIKGNNYQVLEGLQPGDRIIVSGLLNLRDGAPIIPES